A window of Suncus etruscus isolate mSunEtr1 chromosome 4, mSunEtr1.pri.cur, whole genome shotgun sequence contains these coding sequences:
- the DKK4 gene encoding dickkopf-related protein 4, translated as MAVAVVLGLSWLCVPLGALVLEFNNIKGSADLQGARKSSQCLSDKDCNTRKFCLKSQDEKSFCATCRGLWRRCQRNAMCCPGTLCINDVCIAMEDATSVLERQTEDQDSINTKGTPEHTIQENKPKRKPSIKKSQVSKGQEGESCLRTSDCGPGLCCARHFWTKMCKPVLLEGQVCSRRAHKDTAQAPEIFQRCDCGPGLVCRSQATGNRQHARLRVCQKV; from the exons ATGGCGGTGGCAGTAGTGCTTGGGCTCAGCTGGCTCTGTGTGCCCCTGGGAGCTCTGGTTCTGGAATTCAACAACATCAAGGGCTCTGCGGACCTGCAAGGGGCTCGGAAG AGTTCACAGTGCCTATCTGACAAGGACTGTAATACTAGAAAATTCTGCCTCAAGTCCCAAGATGAGAAGTCATTCTGTGCAACATGTCGTGGGTTATGGAGGAGGTGCCAACGTAATGCCATGTGTTGCCCAGGAACACTCTGCATAAATG ATGTCTGTATTGCAATGGAAGATGCAACTTCAGTTCTGGAAAGGCAGACTGAGGATCAAGATAGCATAAATACTAAAGGAACACCTGAGCATACAATTCAGGAAAACAAACCCAAGAGGAAGCCAAGTATTAAGAAATCGCAAGTCAGTAAAG GACAAGAGGGAGAAAGCTGTCTAAGAACTTCTGACTGTGGACCTGGACTTTGCTGTGCTCGTCACTTTTGGACTAAAATGTGTAAACCAGTTCTCTTAGAAGGACAGGTCTGCTCCAGGAGGGCACATAAAGATACTGCACAAGCACCAGAAATCTTTCAGCGTTGTGACTGTGGTCCTGGATTAGTATGTCGAAGTCAAGCAACTGGCAATAGACAACATGCACGATTAAGAGTATGCCAAAAGGTCTAA